The sequence ACATTCCAACAAACACTTTTCTTAAGCTTCGATCTCCATTTGCTATTACATCAATCATATACCCAATTCTGGCCGTCATGGCAAAAACACTCCCCCAGCATGTCATCATCCAATCGAGCGACAACAATAGGTACGCGCGCTTCGACAGTGAGAATCAATTATTACCTAATGCCCTCCGGTTTGAGGGAGAGTATAGTTTCGGGATCGAAACAAGATTCGAAGTAGTCCCTGCTACCACCACTGCAACTGGATTCGTCCATATCCGGTGTTTGCAGAACAACAAGTACTGGTCAAATTCCGGTTATTGGGTCACTGCTACGGCCGAAAAACCTGAAGAGGATATGTCCGACCAACACTGCACGCTCTTCCAGCCTGTTTTCTTGGaagtcaacaacaacaaccaccatATCGCTAAGCTCCGGCATGCAAATACAGGCGAGTTCGTTAGGAGGCATAATGATGCAAATGATTATAACGGTTGCTTGACTTTACGGCCTGAACTGCAACCAGACGAGGACAACACTGATGTGTGCACCTTCATCGACTGGGAATCTGTCGTCATGTTGCCCGACGTTATCCGGATCAAGGGTGACAATGGAAACCACTTGAGGGCCTACGCAGGTGGGTTTATGGACTTCCAAAGCAAAGCCGATAATTCCTCAATGTATGACTATGAGGTGTCTCCAACACGTGACGGAGGGATACGCCTGAAGAATACTCATTTTGGAACCTACTGGACGGATATGGATCCTGTTTGTTTTGTACGGTTAAAGAAGGCTGACCCCGAAGACCATGATACAAAGACCATCTTTTTACCCGTCATAGTGGATGGCAACCGCATCCTCATACGAAGTTTCAAGAACGGGAATTTTTGTAAGAGATACGATG comes from Papaver somniferum cultivar HN1 unplaced genomic scaffold, ASM357369v1 unplaced-scaffold_158, whole genome shotgun sequence and encodes:
- the LOC113337234 gene encoding uncharacterized protein LOC113337234; translation: MAKTLPQHVIIQSSDNNRYARFDSENQLLPNALRFEGEYSFGIETRFEVVPATTTATGFVHIRCLQNNKYWSNSGYWVTATAEKPEEDMSDQHCTLFQPVFLEVNNNNHHIAKLRHANTGEFVRRHNDANDYNGCLTLRPELQPDEDNTDVCTFIDWESVVMLPDVIRIKGDNGNHLRAYAGGFMDFQSKADNSSMYDYEVSPTRDGGIRLKNTHFGTYWTDMDPVCFVRLKKADPEDHDTKTIFLPVIVDGNRILIRSFKNGNFCKRYDASYWKKGYSKKTCLSTIYKHLEEPCHMEIEEPVLARTISNVRYQLTSARVYNERTLALISDDSRNRTQHPQTSEMNLKTKVTNTTNWSTSVSTKQVVKVTGTYGVPKINSGSFEISSESTQSLNLGKTDTECIEVGCVRTVTVPPMSRVKTSLMATRCSYDIPFSYTQRDVLMNGNTTVCTKNDGLFKGESGYNHNYEMVELPL